In Hippoglossus hippoglossus isolate fHipHip1 chromosome 11, fHipHip1.pri, whole genome shotgun sequence, the sequence atatttatttctatttatttaacatcaacTTCAAAAGGTGACTAGCCCTTTAGATTACAACCTGCAAGTTACTGTCTATATATTCATGGAGTACATGGGGGATATCAGGAGGAAATCTCACGGGGCTCACACCTACTCTGGGAAGAATGTGTAAGAAGAAGGTAGAGGAAGAGCGATGTAGGTCTAACAACCTAAGAGGAACTTCAATTCCCTATTTCCTCATATTTGAcagtaaaagaggaaaatggGTACATTTGAGATACAATAAGTAATTTAAAATTAGTTGAAATTACTATGTAATTGGGTTGTAAAAGTATATTAGGTTCATCATTTTGACACATTATTAATATAGTGTGCTTATTATTCTTGTTGGGGAACAAATACTTCAATAAGCCTGTGAAGAAGAGTGGACCTTTATAGTTAAAGCTATAAAATACTGAtatatctgttttttaaatgacgATAAAATAATTATGAAGTTTTAAGATCCAATGTCTGGTCCATCTGATCATCAGGGTTGATGTCAGAGAAGAATTTTGATAGTGTTTATTTCCCGTTACAACCACAGATCACAAATAATTTATACTCATAAACAACATATACAGAAAAAGGGATAGTGTAGTTTGTTATTCAGGACTCACACATCACAGGTCGGTCTTATCTTTGactcatgcatgttttataagaaGTGATTCCAGTCGAGGTAATGGCTGTTTCCTTATAGCAGCAGAACACTGACCATCACAGCACAGTTATTACTAAGTACTCTGGAATGTGGGGCCTTCAATTGACCAGTGACTGGAAGAGACCTTCACCCACTCATTTTTGAGTAATTTCCTTATCTGACACACATATGGTTTCCACAGCTGTTCAATAAAACTGCCATAATGTATAAAAACCTCTGTAATCATTTGATATCAAAACTGAAAATCCTTATGACTCAACAGATCAGTTGCGTGCAGAATGAATGAGTATAAACTGTCACTGTTGAAGTCTGTGTttctaaatcacacacactaaGACAGGTTtgctctcttgtttttctttttacctttcAAGGATCGTGCAGCAGTTCTTGGCCGACCTCTTCGCCAGCAACGGGAACCCCGGTGCCGCACCAGCTGCATTGTAAATCGCTTTTTTGGAATTTCGATTCACATCATTTACTTTTGATTTCGTGTAATTTGATGTGACACCCCCAACCCCCTTTCGCTCCcccactttctctgtgtttgtccttaAGATCCAGCATGCTACAGTTGCACTCAAACCCTGGAGACTATGCGTGGGGTCAGGGAGGTCTGGACGCTGTCATCACGGAGGTCAGTGATGTCCGAGTGGTGAGGTTGAAAAACTGCAGCTACATTATTGATCGTAATGTTTTATGTCTTGACCCCCACATCTTTCTTTGTCTTCATCCCCAAGAACTCAAGATATAAAGTGTTTAAGtgttgtctttctctgtccccCGTCCATCTACCATTTCATCCACTTTATCCATTTCTTCTCGCGCTCCCACAGTTGTTAGGACAGCTGGAGAGCACCGGTCCACCTCCTGCTGAAAAGGAGATGATCTCGTCCCTGCCGAAAGTTTGCGTCTCCCAGGAGCAGATAGGTGGGAATCCCAACATCACTGTATGCTGAGGCGTGTGATTAGAACAATACAGTTCATATGAGGAGAGAATCTGAGATGTGGCTACTTTACATTATGATCAGACTGTTTCCTCTATCGCTCCCCTTCCGCCTCCTATCTCTACTTCTCCAATAATTAATTTCCTCCTTTTATCTTTCCACTCTCCCTTCTTATCTAACCCTCCCTCTTATAGTTCTCCTTCTTTTCACCCCCatcttccctttcttcctcaTATCTCTCCTTCGCCTCCACTAATCGTTCCTTTCCTTTCATTCCCTCCCTCTAtctttccatccctcctctTATCTTACCTTCCCTCTCCtatctttccttctcttctctcctttctttcgCCAGTCTCTCCTTCTAACCTCCTATCTTCCCTTCCATTCTCAGaccttctctgtctgtcctcttaTCGCTCCTTACCTTCTCCAACCTTTCATTTCCTCATTCTATCTTTCTCCATCCCCATCTTGCCTTACCCTACCTCTTCTACCCATCCATCTCATCTCCCCTTTCATTCACCtatccctccttctttcctcctaTCTTCCATTTTTCacatctctccttttctcctcttatctttcctttcctcctaTCAATCCATCCTCCATCTTATCTTACCATTGTCTTCTATCCTTCCTTTTCTTCATCTatctcttcttccctccatctttcATATCCCACCCTAATCATAAGAAAGTATCACTCACAGACTTGCTTTGTGCATCTGCTTGATCCGTGAAGTTTACTTTCTGttaatctttttcttatttttcctctcagactgcaGACTGGAGTGTCCAGTTTGCAGGGAGGAGTATTCACTAGGGGAATCTGTCAGGAAGCTTCCCTGCCTCCATTACTTCCACGGTCATTGTATAGTGCCTTGGCTGGAGCTGGTAAGGACAAGGAGTGCTTGTGGTTAGTTGGTTGAAGGGCTTGAAGGTCTGTTTAGAGTATTTGCCCACATCCTGACTTCAGGGATTAGAATATCAACCCAAAGATGAACTGTTCTGACATTTTTTCCCTTCAGATGCGTGACCatgttctctctcctctcccagcATGACACCTGCCCGGTGTGCCGCAAAAGCCTGGATGGCGTCGACAACAGCCTCCCGCCCACGGCAGAGCCCCCGGAAGACCACTCCGTCAGGACAGAGCAACCAGAGAGGCAGGTGATCTGAAAAAACGGGACAAAacatctctgcctcctctgctgttttcaaaGAGACACGCTGCTTACCTCAAACCTGTCCCTCCGACACCAACTccaaaataattttaaaaagttgccGCTTCAGCTCTCACTTGATTCATGCCTCCCCGCTAaggatttttatattttccacaCCAACATCTTTTAAGACACACTGCACACAGAAAGGACGCGGCAGTTTGCAGAGAAGATGTGGAGGTGATGTGTCCTTCTCGCTACACTGGCCTCCTAAGTGTTTTTCTGAATGACTGACTTTGATTTCATGAACTAATCACCACTGAGCTGCCGGTGGTTGTTAAAATGATGGGGGATTCACAGAGTTATGAAGTAACGTTTTTGCATTTTAAGGCTCTCCGTAAGACAGTTTGGTAATTCAGCATTTTATCGACCTTTTTTCCACTCGGTCTGATTCAGAATTGATCTCATCTATACACGAAGCTGTTATTAAAGTCTAACCCTGTTACCCTCAACCTCTgctccgtctgtctgtttgttgattGTCTGTTGAGGTCATTCACTGTCCCTCAGGTTGTGGCATGTTGATGCAGTATATGATATGaaatgataagataagatatgatatGAGAAGCTATGCCCCGTCTCCTtatatcattttcattttaagacGCCATTCAGTCTATTGAAATTTAGTAGGCCTGTTACATAATTGGTAAAAGTAAGTGTTCCTTGTTTCATTGAATGATTTACAGTGTAGGAGGAAGTACATCTCTGTCTCAACCTGTGGAACAGCGACCACATGTTCTGTTTACTTTTGGCGGCCATAATTCCTGTCTACCTTGTTTATAATAGCTGGCTATGATGCAGAATAGAGCAGCAGACAATagaaacaaaatggaaacatgTCAGTTGAGCGAATAGATGACAGAAAATCAATCATCACCTATTTAGATAATCAAGTTGAACttatactgtttgtttttttaatcaaacatgaggatttactgttttataatattgtaaattGAATTCTTTGGGaggttttggactgttggtcaaACTGAGTGATAAAAAATGAATAGATTAATcatcaatgaaaacaaacaacgCTCTAAAatgaattatataaaatacGATGCTGAGAACTTCACgtttttaaagtttgttcttaaaaccacaaacagatGTCCTTAGAAACATTGTAAATCTCCTTCCAATCAAGATCCACCGTAACATTCCTgtgcaaaaaatgtatttatgcacTGTTTATAGAAGCTTTAATAAGTCTGAGTAAATAAGTTATATATCTTTAGTGCAAGATTCCCTCTTTGGACTGCTCATGTGCAATAAAGGGCAAGGAAATTAGCAGATTTTGCACCAAAATGACAAACTTTGGAGTAAAACTAACTTATTTGGacaaactttgaataatgtCCGTGCAGAAAACAAGGATGGAACATGTGCATTAGGCAGGGATCTCTCTCATGGtcccatttgtttgtttgtttgtttgtctgaaaaGTGCTTTAACACAGACTGGTATCTCTACTTTAATGTTGATGGTTTGATTGACTGGTTAATGGCCTCATCCCCGAGTCCCAACACAGGAACCACATCCTGATGGAGCgggatgttttattcatgggGCTCCCGGTGCCTTCTCCCCTCGCAGCGCCGCGTCACGTCGTGTTGACACCGCGGGGATTTGACAGTGGACCGTGGACCGGTGGGGCTCgaacacacctcctcctcctcctcctgcagccgaacgtcctgaaaacacacaaataatgaaaGTCAGGCGTGGGTTTCTTTAAATGAGCGCAGGAGCCAGCGCACACAACCGACAtttgctctcctctcctctcctcccctccgccCTCCTCGGtccgtcctcctccctccctccctccctccctccctgggAGCGAGAATGCCCGTGTTGTACTGACACTGTACGAGCGATACGGGCTGAGCAGACATGGAGGCCCGACTAACGAGGGAGGCCCGTGCCGACACGTCCCGGCCCAGCTAACGGCGACCCGGGAGCGGATTTTCGCAGCGCCGGCGGGAGACACCACGGACACCAGTCGCTGTAAGGACCGGGGATTTTCAGCTTTTCCAGAAGGAATTACCGGGGGGAGATCCATTTCGGGTCTCTGTTGATTCAACGCAGCCGCCATTTTGTTGAcagttagtgtttttttttttttataataaccTACACGGCGCTGCATCTGTCACTTTACACCGCTGGAATATATCCCaccgcctttttttttttttaaacctcacGGGCGTGTTTCCCTCGGCGGAATTGTGCGTTTGTCCTGTTTTTTCAAACCCGACATTTGGagataataatttttttttccggtgggggggggtggttagCTGACTTTTAAGCTAGTGCATCGTTAGCCGCCGTAGCCGAGATGTGGTAACACGAGTGCCCCTGCGAGAGTGTGACGGAGGTGTGGGATCGCGGGCATCACTTGTCCCGGGTCGAGGCTTCACGCATTCACCCGCTTTCTAGTGTCTGCCTCTCGCGTGTAAGCCCACCGCTGGAGCTGTGCACGGCGGAATTAGCCCAAATCGCCCTCCTGGCAGATGCTAGTTAGCCGCTGCCGTTGATGCACAAATGTAGCACAGCCTGTCTATTATTGGACGGATGGAGGCTGCTAGCTTGTtaccaaataaacacaaacctcTCGCAGTGCACGGGGGGGGCATTAAGAAGCGCCCTCCATGCTTATGTCAACGCACCTGGGGCTTGTTGTTAGCTTAAAATGCTACGAAACGGCATTTGTGGGGCTGCTGCCTGACACGCCGTGgtaactttgtgttttggagGTGGCAAGGTTAATCTGATTTCCCCCGAGCCGCGTGCATTGATTTCTGATTGAGATTTGTGGCCCCTGGTCACTGCGATCGCCTCGTTATAACCCATTTGGCAGGTCTGGAAACAGCACAAACATTTGTTATGCAATTGCAGCTCGGAtacgaaggaggaggaggaggaggggggtgtagTACTTCCAGGCAGCTGAAGTGTGGTTAGATTAGATTTAGATTTGTATCAGCTgtaatcaaaacacatttttgacattttgcatGTTTCTTTTGGCAATGCAGCACTTGGAAGATTAAATATGTGGCCACCACGTTGATACACACGAAGGGAGGACACAGAGCTAAATAATGTGAACACCGTTTCTGGACAATCACAGAGGTGAgtgtatttaatattaatacGATGTATGTTTCTATagctacatttatttattcctgaTCCAACAGTGTAGATCCACTGAATGAGATCGAGCCCTGCTTCTGTTTTTTGCAGAGTTTAATTAATC encodes:
- the si:ch211-81a5.1 gene encoding E3 ubiquitin-protein ligase RNF115 isoform X1, with the protein product MAEAAEAPQHRFFCHCCKCETNPKLPDLVCPRCDSGFIEEVTEDSSLLQDSTSAASEDSNSLFSELWQLLFMERSALLSHPPSSESHPDDSEQVSAGQSRPSLVSPAASAAAAAEAQEPESPSQPEQERSSRPEQWPAVEGIVQQFLADLFASNGNPGAAPAALSSMLQLHSNPGDYAWGQGGLDAVITEVSDVRVLLGQLESTGPPPAEKEMISSLPKVCVSQEQIDCRLECPVCREEYSLGESVRKLPCLHYFHGHCIVPWLELHDTCPVCRKSLDGVDNSLPPTAEPPEDHSVRTEQPERQVI
- the si:ch211-81a5.1 gene encoding E3 ubiquitin-protein ligase RNF115 isoform X2, encoding MAEAAEAPQHRFFCHCCKCETNPKLPDLVCPRCDSGFIEEVTEDSSLLQDSTSAASEDSNSLFSELWQLLFMERSALLSHPPSSESHPDDSEQVSAGQSRPSLVSPAASAAAAAEAQEPESPSQPEQERSSRPEQWPAVEGIVQQFLADLFASNGNPGAAPAALSSMLQLHSNPGDYAWGQGGLDAVITELLGQLESTGPPPAEKEMISSLPKVCVSQEQIDCRLECPVCREEYSLGESVRKLPCLHYFHGHCIVPWLELHDTCPVCRKSLDGVDNSLPPTAEPPEDHSVRTEQPERQVI